A stretch of Leucobacter aridicollis DNA encodes these proteins:
- the rpsD gene encoding 30S ribosomal protein S4, translating to MSTTSRTRSQTRLSRSLGIALTPKAARYLEKRPYGPGQHGRTKRKSDSDYAVRLREKQRLRAQYGIREKQLVITFNEARRQDGLTGENLVELLEMRLDALVLRAGFARTTAQARQLVVHRHILVDGKLVDRPSFRVKPGQLIHVKERSEALEPFQVAAAGGHAEVLPAVPGYLEVSLDKLEARLLRRPKRAEVPVTCEVQLVVEYYSGR from the coding sequence GTGTCGACTACGTCACGTACCCGTTCGCAGACGCGTCTGTCGCGTTCGCTGGGCATTGCCCTCACCCCGAAGGCCGCTCGTTACCTCGAGAAGCGCCCCTACGGCCCCGGCCAGCACGGCCGCACCAAGCGTAAGAGCGACAGCGACTACGCAGTCCGCCTCCGCGAGAAGCAGCGTCTTCGCGCTCAGTACGGCATCCGCGAGAAGCAGCTCGTCATCACCTTCAACGAGGCTCGTCGTCAGGACGGCCTGACCGGTGAGAACCTCGTCGAGCTCCTCGAGATGCGTCTCGACGCGCTCGTGCTGCGTGCAGGCTTCGCCCGCACCACCGCACAGGCTCGTCAGCTCGTGGTGCACCGCCACATCCTCGTCGACGGCAAGCTCGTCGACCGCCCGTCGTTCCGCGTGAAGCCGGGCCAGCTCATCCACGTCAAGGAGCGCTCGGAGGCTCTCGAGCCGTTCCAGGTTGCAGCCGCAGGCGGCCACGCTGAGGTTCTGCCCGCAGTTCCCGGCTACCTCGAGGTGTCGCTCGACAAGCTGGAGGCTCGCCTCCTCCGTCGCCCGAAGCGCGCTGAGGTCCCCGTGACCTGTGAAGTGCAGCTCGTGGTCGAGTACTACTCGGGACGCTAA
- a CDS encoding replication-associated recombination protein A, producing MRPQSLDEVVGQQHLLGQGSPLRVIASDSEGSAVSVILWGPPGTGKTTMAQAIAHTSGRRFVELSAVTAGIKDVRAVMERALNDRDLYDIATVLFLDEIHRFTKAQQDALLPGVENGWVTLIAATTENPSFSVISPLLSRSLLLTLEALSDADIAKLLDRATADPRGLGGAVELTAEGRDALVQLSSGDARRALTGLEAAAGSALALAEGADGDAHEAALPQITAEVVSISVDRALLRYDKDGDQHYDVVSAFIKSMRGSDPDAAIHYLARMIEAGEDPRFIARRLMVHAAEDVGLADPQALTIAVAAAQATQLIGLPEARIPLAEATIYIATAPKSNAVISAIDAAISDVKAGRFGPVPKPLRDAHYPGAKKLGHGKGYRYPHADPRGVLTQQYLPDEISGATYYTPTTHGNEREVSERLEKIRRITRGE from the coding sequence ATGCGCCCGCAGTCGCTCGACGAGGTCGTCGGGCAGCAGCACCTCCTGGGGCAGGGCTCGCCGCTTCGCGTCATTGCGAGCGATAGTGAGGGGTCCGCAGTCTCGGTTATTCTCTGGGGCCCGCCAGGCACCGGAAAGACGACGATGGCGCAAGCGATCGCGCACACCAGCGGCCGCAGATTCGTCGAGCTCTCGGCGGTGACGGCCGGCATCAAGGACGTCCGCGCGGTGATGGAACGGGCGCTCAACGACCGTGACCTGTACGACATCGCGACGGTGCTGTTCCTCGACGAGATTCATAGGTTTACGAAGGCGCAGCAAGACGCGCTCCTGCCGGGTGTCGAGAACGGCTGGGTGACGCTCATTGCGGCCACCACCGAGAACCCGTCGTTCTCCGTGATTAGCCCATTGCTTTCGCGTTCGCTGCTGCTCACCCTCGAAGCGCTGAGCGATGCCGACATCGCCAAGCTGCTTGACCGGGCGACTGCTGACCCGCGAGGGCTCGGCGGCGCCGTCGAGCTGACCGCTGAGGGGCGAGATGCCCTCGTCCAGCTGTCATCGGGCGACGCGCGCCGAGCGCTCACCGGGCTCGAGGCAGCCGCAGGGTCAGCGCTTGCGCTCGCTGAAGGCGCCGACGGCGACGCGCATGAGGCCGCCCTCCCGCAGATCACGGCGGAGGTCGTCTCGATTTCCGTTGACCGTGCCCTGCTGCGCTACGACAAAGACGGCGACCAGCACTATGACGTCGTGAGCGCGTTCATCAAGTCGATGCGTGGGTCCGATCCTGATGCTGCGATTCACTACCTCGCCCGCATGATCGAAGCGGGGGAGGATCCGCGATTCATCGCTCGCCGTCTCATGGTGCACGCTGCCGAGGACGTAGGACTCGCGGACCCGCAGGCGCTCACGATCGCGGTCGCTGCGGCGCAAGCCACCCAGCTCATTGGCCTACCGGAGGCACGCATCCCGCTCGCCGAGGCGACGATCTACATCGCAACTGCCCCGAAATCAAACGCGGTCATCTCGGCGATCGACGCGGCGATCTCCGACGTGAAGGCCGGCAGGTTTGGGCCGGTGCCGAAGCCGCTTCGTGACGCACATTATCCGGGCGCGAAGAAGCTCGGTCACGGCAAGGGCTATCGCTACCCGCACGCGGACCCGCGCGGTGTGCTCACGCAGCAGTACCTGCCCGACGAGATCTCTGGCGCGACGTATTACACGCCGACGACGCACGGCAACGAGCGCGAGGTATCGGAACGGCTCGAGAAGATCCGCCGGATCACGCGTGGCGAGTAG
- a CDS encoding DUF349 domain-containing protein, with translation MSEATNEQPWGRVDEDRTVYVREGEGERAVGAFPDGTPEEALAYFERKFADLAGAVTLLEARIARGTADASVAGTVKKLEEQLVEPAAVGDIASLRERVAKLSEKAAAFGEQQQQEREAAREEAVAKREAIVAEAEQLAAQPEASIRWKDTSAAFERLFTEWQNAQRSGPHVPKPQADAMWKRFRAARQSFDTARRAHFSQMDANNKDVKGRKEKLIASAEALADRGLDGIPAYRNLLEDWKQAGRASRKLDDQLWARFKAAGDVLYQAKAEEVAQTNEEYQANLVAKQAVIADATPILELSEHTAARKQLTAIQLRWDEIGRVPREALREIEGQLRRIEDHVKGLEDEHWRKTNPETKARSEGLRGQLESSIAELEAEIAGAKDAKAKASAEEKLATQKSWLAALGD, from the coding sequence GTGAGTGAAGCGACGAACGAGCAGCCCTGGGGCAGGGTCGACGAAGATCGTACGGTCTACGTACGCGAGGGAGAGGGTGAGCGTGCCGTTGGCGCCTTCCCGGATGGTACCCCCGAAGAAGCCCTGGCCTACTTCGAGCGGAAGTTCGCTGACCTCGCCGGCGCAGTGACGCTGCTCGAGGCGCGGATTGCCCGCGGCACCGCCGACGCATCTGTCGCGGGAACCGTCAAGAAGCTCGAGGAGCAGCTCGTCGAGCCCGCCGCAGTCGGCGACATCGCGTCGCTGCGTGAGCGGGTCGCGAAGCTCTCGGAGAAGGCGGCCGCCTTCGGCGAGCAGCAGCAGCAGGAGCGCGAGGCAGCTCGCGAGGAGGCCGTCGCGAAGCGCGAGGCCATCGTCGCAGAGGCTGAGCAGCTCGCCGCGCAGCCCGAGGCTTCCATCCGCTGGAAGGACACGAGCGCCGCGTTCGAACGCCTGTTCACCGAGTGGCAGAACGCCCAGCGTTCGGGCCCGCACGTGCCGAAGCCGCAGGCAGACGCGATGTGGAAGCGGTTCCGCGCCGCGCGCCAGAGCTTCGACACTGCGCGCCGCGCGCACTTCTCGCAGATGGATGCGAACAACAAGGATGTGAAGGGGCGCAAGGAGAAGCTCATTGCCTCCGCTGAGGCGCTCGCAGACCGCGGCCTCGACGGCATCCCCGCGTACCGCAACCTGCTCGAGGACTGGAAGCAGGCTGGGCGCGCAAGCCGCAAGCTTGACGACCAGCTCTGGGCGCGGTTCAAGGCCGCTGGCGACGTGCTCTACCAGGCGAAGGCCGAGGAGGTCGCGCAGACCAACGAGGAGTACCAGGCAAACCTCGTCGCGAAGCAGGCCGTCATCGCCGACGCGACCCCGATCCTCGAGCTCAGCGAGCACACCGCGGCCCGCAAGCAGCTCACCGCGATCCAGCTGCGCTGGGACGAGATCGGCCGTGTGCCCCGCGAGGCACTGCGCGAGATCGAAGGCCAGCTGCGCCGCATCGAGGATCACGTGAAGGGCCTCGAGGACGAGCACTGGCGCAAGACCAACCCGGAGACGAAGGCACGCAGCGAGGGCCTCCGCGGCCAGCTCGAGTCGTCGATCGCTGAGCTCGAAGCCGAGATCGCCGGCGCGAAGGACGCGAAGGCAAAGGCATCGGCCGAAGAGAAGCTCGCGACCCAGAAGTCCTGGCTCGCAGCCCTCGGAGACTAA
- a CDS encoding RelA/SpoT family protein: MPRIFSRGATHGAIEEVMRTVRANYPRADLSVISRAYDVAERAHRGQKRKSGEPYITHPIAVSKILADLGVAPVAIAAALLHDTVEDTDYSLEELTRDFGEEIAMLVDGVTKLDKVKYGDSAQAETVRKMVVAMSKDIRVLVIKLADRLHNARTWGFVSGDSAKRKAQETLEIYAPLAHRLGIQSMKTELEDLSFAVLKPKLYAEIDNLVKQRNPQRDELVGKVIGSIETDLRESRIKGEVTGRPKELYSIYQKMIVRGRDFDDIYDLVGIRVLVNSIRDCYAVLGAVHARWTPIPGRFKDYIATPKFNLYQSLHTTVIGPDGRAVEIQIRTVEMHQRAEYGVAAHWKYKQRQPGADKQTASNDMAWLAHISDWQAETEDPSEFLDALRFEIGAKEVYVFTPKGRVIGLPAGGTTVDFAYAVHTEVGHRTMGARVNGRLVPLETALQNGDVVEVFTSKDPHAGPNKSWLNFVKSKRAQNKIRQWFTKERREEAAETGKQELTKALRRQSLPLHQVMNSEALQQVALQLNYADVTTLYAAIGEGNVSAQSVVEKVAALLFDDQASTEPAALSVPLVDTPRAQPTRATSSGVVVKGATDVLAKLAKCCTPVPGDEIRGFVTKGQGVSVHRTDCHNFKSLQSQQERVVDVEWAPTSKSVFLVQIQVEALDRSGLLSDVTRTLSEHHVNILSASVNTSTSRLAISRFLFEMANATHLDHVLNAVRRIDGVYDVYRLTN, translated from the coding sequence GTGCCGCGAATTTTCTCCCGCGGCGCCACCCACGGCGCGATTGAAGAGGTGATGCGCACGGTGCGCGCGAACTACCCGCGCGCCGATCTCTCGGTGATCTCGCGGGCGTACGACGTCGCCGAACGCGCGCACCGCGGGCAGAAGCGCAAGAGCGGCGAGCCGTACATCACGCACCCGATTGCGGTCTCGAAGATTCTCGCCGACCTCGGCGTCGCTCCGGTCGCCATCGCTGCAGCGCTGCTGCACGATACCGTCGAGGACACCGACTACTCGCTCGAAGAGCTGACCCGAGACTTCGGCGAAGAGATCGCGATGCTCGTCGACGGCGTCACGAAGCTCGACAAAGTGAAGTACGGCGACTCGGCGCAGGCCGAAACCGTGCGCAAGATGGTCGTCGCGATGTCGAAGGACATTCGCGTGCTCGTCATCAAGCTTGCCGACAGGCTGCACAACGCGCGCACCTGGGGCTTCGTCTCGGGCGACTCCGCGAAGCGCAAGGCGCAAGAGACGCTCGAGATTTACGCGCCGCTCGCGCACCGACTCGGTATCCAGTCGATGAAGACCGAGCTCGAGGATCTCTCGTTCGCGGTGCTCAAGCCGAAGCTCTACGCCGAGATCGACAACCTCGTGAAGCAGCGCAACCCGCAGCGCGACGAGCTCGTCGGTAAGGTGATCGGCTCGATTGAGACCGACCTGCGCGAGTCGCGCATCAAGGGCGAGGTGACCGGGCGCCCCAAGGAGCTCTACTCGATCTATCAGAAGATGATCGTTCGCGGCCGAGACTTCGACGACATTTACGACCTCGTCGGGATTCGCGTGCTCGTCAACTCGATTCGCGACTGTTATGCCGTGCTCGGTGCCGTGCACGCGCGCTGGACGCCGATCCCCGGCCGGTTCAAGGACTACATCGCGACGCCGAAGTTCAACTTGTACCAGTCGCTCCACACGACGGTCATCGGACCCGACGGCCGCGCCGTTGAGATTCAGATTCGCACTGTCGAGATGCACCAGCGCGCCGAGTACGGCGTCGCGGCGCACTGGAAGTACAAGCAGCGCCAGCCCGGAGCCGATAAGCAGACCGCGTCGAACGACATGGCCTGGCTCGCGCACATTTCGGACTGGCAGGCCGAAACCGAGGATCCGAGCGAGTTCCTCGATGCCCTCCGCTTCGAGATCGGTGCGAAGGAGGTGTACGTCTTCACGCCGAAGGGGCGCGTGATCGGACTGCCGGCAGGCGGCACGACCGTCGACTTCGCCTACGCGGTGCACACCGAGGTAGGCCACCGCACCATGGGAGCGCGCGTGAACGGGCGGTTGGTCCCGCTCGAGACCGCGCTGCAGAACGGCGACGTGGTTGAGGTCTTCACCTCGAAGGACCCGCACGCTGGACCGAACAAGTCCTGGCTCAACTTCGTGAAGAGCAAGCGGGCCCAGAACAAGATTCGGCAGTGGTTCACCAAGGAGCGCCGCGAGGAGGCCGCCGAGACCGGTAAGCAGGAGCTCACCAAGGCGCTGCGGCGCCAGAGCCTCCCGCTGCACCAGGTCATGAACTCCGAGGCCCTGCAGCAGGTCGCCCTGCAGCTCAACTACGCCGACGTCACCACGTTGTACGCGGCCATCGGCGAGGGCAACGTCTCCGCGCAGTCCGTCGTCGAGAAGGTCGCCGCGCTGTTGTTCGACGACCAGGCGTCGACTGAGCCGGCCGCGCTGAGCGTGCCGCTGGTCGACACGCCGCGCGCCCAGCCCACGCGCGCCACGTCGAGCGGTGTCGTCGTGAAGGGCGCCACCGACGTGCTCGCGAAGCTCGCAAAGTGCTGCACTCCGGTGCCGGGGGACGAGATCCGCGGCTTCGTCACGAAGGGGCAGGGCGTCTCTGTGCATCGCACCGACTGCCATAACTTCAAGAGCCTGCAGTCCCAGCAGGAGCGCGTCGTTGACGTGGAGTGGGCGCCCACCTCGAAGAGCGTGTTTCTCGTGCAGATCCAGGTCGAGGCCCTCGACCGTTCGGGGCTGCTGTCCGATGTGACACGCACGCTCTCCGAGCATCACGTGAACATTCTCTCCGCGTCGGTGAACACGTCGACCTCGCGCCTCGCGATTAGCCGGTTCCTCTTCGAGATGGCGAACGCCACACACCTCGATCACGTGCTGAATGCAGTCCGGCGCATCGACGGCGTCTACGACGTGTACAGGCTCACGAACTAA
- the secF gene encoding protein translocase subunit SecF, with translation MARSFAEFGNALYTGEKSIDFVGRRKLWYTISAVLLIIAVVGPFLRGGFQLGIEFTGGSQFQVHVANSQDRDPDVAAKAVAETLPGSAPRISVLGQNEVRVQTEALDDAQNKAVTEALAKGYGVDADEVTYSFIGPVWGQDITKQAIIALVVFILLAALVMAIYFRTWKMSLAAMLALFHDLIITAGVYGLAGFEVTPAAMIGFLTILGYSLYDTVVVFDKIRENTSPGELSDSRTYGEAVNLAVNQTLVRSINTSVVALLPVASILFVGAGLLGAGTLRDISLALFIGILAGAYSTIFVASPAYAHLRVGEKEIRERDERILRQRAKQAELDSAEVGEAVPAS, from the coding sequence ATGGCTCGCTCATTCGCCGAATTCGGCAACGCTCTCTACACCGGTGAGAAGTCGATCGACTTCGTCGGCAGGCGCAAGCTCTGGTACACGATCTCGGCAGTCCTGCTGATCATCGCGGTCGTCGGCCCCTTCCTGCGCGGCGGCTTCCAGCTCGGCATCGAGTTCACTGGCGGAAGCCAGTTCCAGGTGCACGTCGCGAACAGTCAGGATCGCGATCCTGACGTCGCCGCGAAGGCTGTCGCGGAGACGCTGCCCGGCAGCGCGCCGCGTATCTCGGTGCTGGGCCAGAACGAGGTCCGCGTGCAGACCGAGGCCCTCGACGACGCCCAGAACAAGGCCGTCACTGAGGCCCTCGCGAAGGGCTACGGGGTCGACGCGGACGAGGTCACCTACTCGTTCATCGGCCCGGTGTGGGGGCAGGACATCACGAAGCAGGCGATCATCGCCCTCGTCGTGTTCATCCTGCTGGCGGCGCTCGTGATGGCGATCTACTTCCGTACGTGGAAGATGTCGCTCGCGGCGATGCTCGCGTTGTTCCACGACCTCATCATCACCGCTGGCGTGTATGGCCTCGCCGGGTTCGAGGTCACCCCCGCCGCGATGATCGGATTCCTGACGATCCTCGGCTACTCGCTGTACGACACCGTCGTGGTGTTCGACAAGATCCGCGAGAACACGAGCCCGGGCGAGCTCAGCGATTCGCGCACCTACGGCGAGGCGGTGAACCTTGCGGTGAACCAGACCCTCGTGCGGTCGATCAACACCTCCGTGGTCGCGCTGCTTCCGGTCGCGTCGATCCTGTTCGTTGGTGCCGGCCTGCTGGGCGCGGGCACTCTGCGCGACATCTCGCTCGCACTCTTCATCGGTATTCTCGCCGGCGCGTACTCGACGATCTTCGTCGCGTCGCCCGCCTACGCGCACCTGCGGGTTGGCGAGAAGGAGATCCGGGAGCGCGACGAGCGCATTCTGCGCCAGCGCGCGAAGCAGGCGGAGCTCGACTCCGCCGAGGTCGGCGAGGCGGTGCCCGCGAGCTAG
- the secD gene encoding protein translocase subunit SecD: MAKSSVAPAVRSARRSLIFLLAIIVGLTGLITLGVFRSDATWTPKLALDLQGGTQILLAANQNDGKAVTGEQLDQAVEILRQRVNASGVSEAEITTQGNNHISVAIPGKVDDATLQRIQASAALDFRGVFLEAAAGAAQPEEDGESVEGADGEAAAGDAATEDAAAGDAAAEDTAAEGDAAEGDAGTADTGDLYPDPLPTDPADQAWLTPALLEEFASFTCTSDAALEVANAPDDKPLITCDDTGLMKYIVGPVELTGDVITDAVSQQQSIQGGTGTTGRWEVAITMNKEGSQKFGKVSTRLFGKQPPLNQFAFVLDGKVISAPTMNAQILDGRPAISGNFTKESAQVLADQLKFGALPMSFTVQSQEDISSTLGANQLLGGLLAGLIGLGLVVVYSLFQYRLLGTLTIASLAIAAILTYLLLTFFSWRQGYRLSLAGVAGIIVAIGFTADSFIVYFERIRDQLRDGFGINAAVEGGWKRALRTILASDGVNLLAAVVLFVLAVGNVKGFAFTLGLTTIVDVLVVALFTHPMMTLLARTRVYSGGYKFSGLDPRQLGAVYQGRAKFREPVVATKGGGKKVARSRGEAERRQTIAERKAAESAGAGKES, translated from the coding sequence TTGGCGAAATCATCCGTCGCGCCTGCGGTGCGGAGCGCACGTCGCTCGCTCATCTTCCTGCTCGCGATCATTGTGGGACTCACCGGGCTCATCACGCTCGGGGTGTTCCGCAGTGATGCGACCTGGACCCCGAAGCTTGCGCTCGACCTGCAGGGCGGCACGCAGATTCTGCTTGCCGCAAACCAGAACGACGGCAAGGCCGTCACTGGCGAGCAGCTCGACCAGGCCGTGGAGATCCTGCGTCAGCGAGTGAACGCCTCGGGCGTTTCCGAGGCCGAGATCACCACGCAGGGCAATAACCACATCTCCGTCGCCATCCCCGGCAAGGTCGACGACGCGACGCTGCAGCGCATTCAGGCGTCGGCCGCGCTCGACTTCCGCGGCGTCTTCCTCGAGGCGGCCGCCGGTGCGGCGCAGCCCGAGGAAGACGGCGAAAGCGTCGAGGGCGCGGACGGCGAGGCCGCCGCTGGCGACGCCGCGACAGAGGACGCGGCAGCCGGTGACGCGGCAGCCGAGGACACGGCCGCCGAGGGCGATGCTGCTGAGGGCGACGCTGGGACCGCCGACACCGGCGACCTGTACCCGGACCCGCTTCCGACAGATCCTGCCGATCAGGCGTGGCTCACCCCCGCGCTGCTCGAGGAGTTCGCGTCGTTTACGTGTACCTCCGACGCGGCGCTCGAGGTAGCGAACGCTCCCGATGACAAGCCACTGATCACGTGTGACGACACCGGCCTGATGAAGTACATCGTCGGCCCGGTCGAGCTCACGGGAGACGTCATCACCGACGCGGTCTCGCAGCAGCAGTCGATTCAGGGCGGCACCGGCACCACCGGTCGCTGGGAAGTCGCAATCACGATGAACAAGGAGGGCTCGCAGAAGTTCGGCAAGGTCTCGACCCGCCTCTTCGGCAAGCAGCCCCCGCTCAATCAGTTCGCGTTCGTGCTCGACGGCAAGGTCATCTCCGCGCCCACGATGAACGCACAGATTCTCGACGGTCGCCCCGCGATCTCGGGCAACTTCACGAAGGAGAGCGCTCAGGTGCTCGCCGACCAGCTGAAGTTCGGCGCACTCCCGATGAGCTTCACGGTGCAGAGCCAGGAGGATATTTCCTCGACGCTCGGCGCGAACCAGCTCCTCGGCGGCCTGCTCGCCGGCCTCATCGGCCTCGGGCTCGTGGTCGTGTACTCGCTGTTCCAGTACCGTCTCCTCGGCACGTTGACGATCGCGTCGCTCGCGATCGCTGCGATCCTCACCTACCTGCTGCTCACGTTCTTCTCGTGGCGTCAGGGGTACCGATTGTCGCTCGCCGGCGTCGCCGGCATCATCGTGGCGATCGGCTTCACGGCCGACTCGTTCATCGTCTACTTCGAGCGCATTCGAGATCAGCTGCGTGACGGCTTCGGCATCAACGCGGCGGTCGAGGGCGGCTGGAAGCGCGCGCTGCGCACGATCCTCGCGTCGGACGGCGTGAACCTGCTTGCCGCAGTCGTGCTGTTCGTGCTCGCCGTTGGAAACGTGAAGGGCTTCGCGTTCACGCTCGGCCTCACGACGATCGTCGACGTGCTCGTCGTTGCGCTCTTCACTCACCCGATGATGACCCTGCTCGCCCGGACCCGCGTGTACAGCGGCGGCTACAAGTTCTCGGGGCTCGATCCCCGCCAGCTTGGCGCCGTCTACCAGGGTCGCGCGAAGTTCCGTGAGCCTGTCGTCGCCACGAAGGGCGGCGGCAAGAAGGTCGCGCGGAGTCGCGGTGAGGCAGAGCGTCGCCAGACGATCGCCGAGCGCAAGGCAGCTGAGTCTGCCGGCGCAGGAAAGGAGAGCTGA
- the yajC gene encoding preprotein translocase subunit YajC has protein sequence MDPMTLIMLGLVAVLIFFMFRNSKKRQAQMAEMQNNMQPGAEVMLQSGIYGTIVSVDEEENRVTVQSGTSTLVVHRNAVGQVVTPADAPVEESEAATLAPDDDPEFGERFAPVEDAAAEAESNVDSTVDAATDAATDLDGATAAEKRDDKNSDKE, from the coding sequence ATGGATCCGATGACACTCATCATGCTTGGCCTCGTCGCCGTGCTCATTTTCTTCATGTTCCGCAACAGCAAGAAGCGCCAGGCGCAGATGGCCGAGATGCAGAACAACATGCAGCCGGGCGCAGAGGTCATGCTTCAGTCGGGGATCTACGGCACCATCGTGTCGGTCGACGAGGAAGAGAACCGCGTGACCGTGCAGAGCGGCACCAGCACCCTCGTTGTGCACCGCAACGCTGTCGGCCAGGTCGTGACCCCCGCAGACGCACCCGTTGAGGAGAGCGAAGCAGCGACGCTCGCTCCCGACGACGACCCCGAGTTCGGCGAGCGGTTCGCCCCCGTAGAGGACGCTGCCGCCGAGGCAGAGTCGAACGTCGACTCGACCGTTGACGCCGCGACCGACGCCGCAACGGACCTCGACGGCGCAACTGCGGCCGAGAAGCGCGACGACAAGAACTCCGACAAGGAGTAA
- the ruvB gene encoding Holliday junction branch migration DNA helicase RuvB codes for MSGELSPQALPTEVSYEGALRPGSLAEFVGQEKVREQLGLLLGAAQIDGRTPDHILLAGPPGLGKTTLSMIVATELGVPLQQTSGPAIQHAGDLAAVLSALTPGEVLFIDEIHRMARSAEEMLYLAMEDFKVDIMVGKGAGATSVPLELAPFTLVGATTRAGLLPNPLRDRFGFTAHLEYYATSELEGVLSRAAGLLDFPLHDAGVVEIAGRSRGTPRIANRLLRRVRDYTLVHGTQPDERSVRAALSLYDVDEHGLDRLDREVLRIIVERFAGGPVGLSTLAASVGEEAETIESVVEPFLMRAGLIARSPRGRIATSLGWAHLGIVPPSP; via the coding sequence ATGTCGGGGGAGCTCTCGCCGCAGGCGCTGCCAACGGAGGTGAGCTACGAGGGCGCGCTCCGCCCCGGTTCGCTCGCCGAGTTCGTTGGACAGGAGAAGGTGCGCGAGCAGCTCGGCCTGCTGCTCGGCGCGGCCCAGATCGACGGCCGCACGCCAGACCATATCTTGCTTGCCGGGCCGCCAGGGCTCGGCAAGACGACGCTGTCGATGATCGTCGCGACCGAGCTCGGGGTGCCGCTCCAGCAGACGTCCGGCCCGGCGATCCAGCACGCCGGCGACCTCGCGGCCGTGCTCTCCGCGCTCACGCCGGGCGAGGTGCTGTTCATCGATGAGATCCACCGCATGGCCCGCAGCGCCGAGGAGATGCTGTACCTCGCGATGGAGGACTTCAAGGTCGACATCATGGTCGGCAAGGGCGCGGGAGCTACGTCCGTGCCGCTCGAACTCGCGCCGTTCACGCTCGTCGGCGCGACGACACGCGCCGGCCTCCTGCCGAACCCGCTTCGCGACAGGTTCGGGTTTACTGCGCACCTCGAGTACTACGCGACCTCAGAGCTTGAGGGCGTACTGAGTCGCGCCGCGGGACTACTTGATTTCCCGCTCCACGACGCTGGGGTTGTCGAGATCGCGGGCCGCTCGCGCGGAACGCCGCGCATCGCAAACCGGCTGCTGCGTCGCGTGCGCGATTACACGCTCGTGCACGGCACGCAGCCAGACGAACGTTCGGTCCGGGCCGCGCTCTCGCTGTACGACGTCGACGAACACGGGCTGGATCGGCTCGACCGCGAGGTGCTGCGCATTATCGTTGAGCGCTTCGCCGGCGGACCGGTCGGCCTGTCGACGCTCGCTGCGTCCGTCGGCGAGGAGGCCGAGACGATCGAGTCCGTCGTCGAGCCCTTCCTCATGCGCGCGGGGCTCATCGCGCGATCGCCGCGCGGCCGCATCGCCACCTCCCTCGGGTGGGCGCATCTGGGGATTGTCCCACCTTCACCGTAG
- the ruvA gene encoding Holliday junction branch migration protein RuvA — protein MIASLRGEVLASGAGWVVLGVGGVGMRVEVPSGRMAQRTPGEQLFLHTSLVVREDSLTLYGFETEAELATFGFLIGVSGVGPRSGLGVLSELSPSEIVRAVTAEDDKPFRKVSGIGPKTAKLITVSLAGKLSALAIAEAGDEPAAVAPDEALTEAVTEGLQGLGWSEGEARQAVLDARDAGAEMTNAQLLRAALTLLQRGRR, from the coding sequence GTGATTGCTTCGTTACGCGGTGAGGTGCTGGCCTCGGGTGCCGGTTGGGTCGTTCTTGGTGTCGGCGGTGTCGGCATGCGCGTTGAGGTGCCGAGCGGGCGCATGGCGCAGCGCACGCCGGGGGAGCAGCTCTTCCTGCACACGTCGCTCGTTGTCCGCGAGGACTCGCTGACGCTCTATGGGTTCGAAACCGAGGCGGAGCTTGCAACGTTCGGCTTCTTGATCGGCGTCTCAGGCGTCGGCCCCCGCTCCGGCCTTGGCGTGCTGTCCGAGCTCTCGCCCAGCGAGATCGTTCGGGCGGTCACTGCCGAGGACGACAAGCCGTTTCGCAAGGTGTCTGGGATCGGCCCGAAGACCGCAAAGCTCATCACGGTCTCGCTCGCGGGCAAGCTCAGCGCGCTCGCGATCGCGGAGGCGGGTGACGAGCCTGCCGCCGTCGCGCCGGACGAGGCGCTCACCGAGGCGGTGACGGAGGGTCTGCAGGGGCTCGGCTGGAGCGAGGGCGAGGCCCGGCAGGCCGTGCTCGATGCCCGTGATGCCGGCGCCGAGATGACCAACGCGCAGCTCCTGCGCGCCGCGCTCACGCTCCTGCAGCGAGGCCGCCGATGA